GGGGTGGTCGGCTTCACCAAGGCCCTCGGCAACGAGCTGGCGCCGACCGGCATCACCGTCAACGCGGTCTGCCCCGGCTATGTGGAGACGCCGATGGCACAGCGCGTACGGCAGGGCTACGCGGCCGCGTACGACACCTCCGAGGACGCGATCCTCGAGAAGTTCCAGGCGAAGATCCCGCTCGGCCGCTACTCGACGCCCGAGGAGGTCGCCGGACTGGTCGGCTATCTGGCCTCGGACGCCGCCGCCTCCATCACCTCGCAGGCGCTCAACGTCTGCGGCGGTCTCGGCAACTTCTGATCCCTTTCACCGCGAGGAGAGTTCACCATGACCGTCCGTGAGGTCGCGCACGAGATCACCGTGGAAGCACCGGCCGCCGAGGTGTACCGGCTGATCGCGGAGGTCGGGAACTGGCCCCTGATCTTCCCGCCGACCGTCCACGTCGACCACGTCGAACGCGGTGAGCGCGAGGAGCGCATCCGCATCTGGGCCACCGCCAACGGCGCGGCCAAGGGCTGGACTTCGCACCGGACCCTCGACCCCGCGGCCCGCCGCATCACCTTCCGGCAGGAGGTGTCCAGCCCGCCGGTGGCCTCGATGGGCGGTACGTGGATCATCGAGCCGGCCGGGGAGAACGTCTGCCGGGTAAGGCTGTTGCACGACTACCGGGCCGTCGACGACGACCCGGCGGGTCTGGAGTGGATCGACCGGGCCGTCGACCGCAACAGCCGCTCCGAGCTGGCAGCGCTGAAGACCAATGTCGAACGGGTCACCGCCTCGGCCGAGTTGACTCTGTCGTTCATCGACAGTGTGGAGATCAAGGGCTCCGCCAAGGACGTGTACGACTTCCTCAACGAGGCCCAGTCGTGGAGCGAGCGGCTGCCGCACGTCGTGAAGGTCTCCCTCACAGAGGACTCGCCGGGGCTCCAGGTGCTGCGGATGGACACGCTGACCAAGGACGGCTCGGTGCACACCACCGAGTCGGTCCGGGTCTGCTTCCCGCACTCCCGGATCGTCTACAAGCAGACCACGCTGCCGGCGCTGATGACCCTGCACACCGGCTACTGGCAGCTCGACGAGTCGGCCGACGGCGTCACCACCGCCACCTCGCAGCACACGGTGATCCTCAACACCGAGAACATCAGCGGGATCCTGGGCGAGGGCGCGGGGGTCCCCGAGGCCCGCGCGTTCATCCGCGACGCGCTGGGCAACAACAGCCGGGCGACGCTCGGCCACGCCAAGACGTACGCCGAAGCGCGGCGCTGAACGGTGGCGGGGGCACGAGCGGCGGGCGTCGAGGGGGCCGGGGCAGGAGCGACAGGCTCCGCGGTGGCGGAGGCACGAGCGGCGGGTTCCGCCGAGGCGCCGGACGTCGATGTGGCCGTCGTGGGCGCCGGGCCGGTCGGGCTGCTGCTCGCCGGGATCCTGGGCCGGGGCGGCGTACGGGTCACCGTACTGGAGCGGCTGACCGAGCCCACCGGCGAGTCAAGGGCGTCGATCCTGCACGCCAGGACCATGGAGATCCTCGACGACCTGGGCCTGACGGAGCGGTTCGGGCCACCGCCGAACGCCGGCCCCGGCCACTTCGGCGGCATCCCCCTCGACCTGACGGCAGCGGTCCCGAGCCGCTTTCCCGGCCAGTGGAAGGCTCCGCAGACGCTGGTCGAGACGGTGCTGTCCGGGTGGGCCGCCGGGCTCGGCGTCGAGGTGCGGCGCGGGTACACGGTGACCGGCCTGGCCGAGACGGCGGACCGGGTACGGGTCACCGCCACCGGGCCGGACGGCGTGCGGCGGGAGTTCACCGCCGCCTACCTCGTGGGCTGCGACGGCGAGCGGAGCACCGTACGGCGCCTGGGCGGCTTCGCGTTCCCCGGCAGCGCCGCGACCAAGGAACTGCTGCGGGCGGACATCACCGGCGTCGAGATCCCCGACCGGCGCTTCGAGCGGCATCCGAACGGCGTGGCGAACGCGCGGCGAGGCCCGGACGGCGTCACCCGGCTCATGGTGCACGAGTACGGCCGGGTACCCGCACCGGACGGCGCGCCACCGGACGCCGACGAGGTCGGCCGGGTGTGGAAGCGGGTGACCGGTGAGGACATCGGCGGCGCGCGGGCCGTGTGGGTCAACGCCTTCCACAACGCATGCGGGCAGGCGGCGCGTTACCGGCGGGGCCGGGTCTTCCTCGCCGGGGACGCCGCGCACGCTCAGCTCCCGGTCGGGGGCCAGGCCCTCAACCTCGGCCTCCAGGACGCGGCCTCGCTCGGCGAGAAGCTCACGGCGCGGATCGCGGGGCGCGCGGACGACGGAGTGCTCGACAGCTACCACGCCGAGCGGCACCCGGCGGGAGCGCGGGTGCTCGGGTACATCGAGGCCCAGGCCCACCTGCTGTTCGGCGGCCCCGAGATGGATGCCCTGCGCGCGGTGTTCGCGGAGCTGCTGACCCTGGCGCCGGTGCGCACCCATCTCGCCACGACGATCGGCGGGCTCGACGGCCCGCGCCCCCTCGTCCCGCCCGCGGCGGGGCCGGCCGTGGCGGCCGGCCCCGCCGAAGAAC
This genomic interval from Streptomyces dengpaensis contains the following:
- a CDS encoding SDR family oxidoreductase; this encodes MAGARAAGVEGAGAGATGSAVAEARAAGSAEAPDVDVAVVGAGPVGLLLAGILGRGGVRVTVLERLTEPTGESRASILHARTMEILDDLGLTERFGPPPNAGPGHFGGIPLDLTAAVPSRFPGQWKAPQTLVETVLSGWAAGLGVEVRRGYTVTGLAETADRVRVTATGPDGVRREFTAAYLVGCDGERSTVRRLGGFAFPGSAATKELLRADITGVEIPDRRFERHPNGVANARRGPDGVTRLMVHEYGRVPAPDGAPPDADEVGRVWKRVTGEDIGGARAVWVNAFHNACGQAARYRRGRVFLAGDAAHAQLPVGGQALNLGLQDAASLGEKLTARIAGRADDGVLDSYHAERHPAGARVLGYIEAQAHLLFGGPEMDALRAVFAELLTLAPVRTHLATTIGGLDGPRPLVPPAAGPAVAAGPAEEPTATGPFTRTHRRTTMGKLTGRTALVTGSSRGIGRATAIRLAREGALVAVHCSRDIPGADDTVATIEKEGGRSFAVAAELGVSGDVHALFLELERGLKERTGTATLDILVNNAGVMGGVAPEDVTPEQFDHLFAVNAKAPFFLLQRALRNLPDGGRVINISSGLTRFANPQEVAYAMTKGAIDQLTLHYAKYLGPRNITVNSVGPGITDNGAPVFDNPEAVAEMARYSVFERVGETKDVADVVAFLASDDARWITGSYLDASGGTLLR
- a CDS encoding aromatase/cyclase, whose amino-acid sequence is MTVREVAHEITVEAPAAEVYRLIAEVGNWPLIFPPTVHVDHVERGEREERIRIWATANGAAKGWTSHRTLDPAARRITFRQEVSSPPVASMGGTWIIEPAGENVCRVRLLHDYRAVDDDPAGLEWIDRAVDRNSRSELAALKTNVERVTASAELTLSFIDSVEIKGSAKDVYDFLNEAQSWSERLPHVVKVSLTEDSPGLQVLRMDTLTKDGSVHTTESVRVCFPHSRIVYKQTTLPALMTLHTGYWQLDESADGVTTATSQHTVILNTENISGILGEGAGVPEARAFIRDALGNNSRATLGHAKTYAEARR